Proteins from a single region of Corylus avellana chromosome ca11, CavTom2PMs-1.0:
- the LOC132166029 gene encoding auxin-responsive protein IAA29-like isoform X2 — protein MELQLGLALPTNPTKGFDLNYYGYEPKEVVVSGLWFDGNNCYVSSHQDINIDDNKKRSFSQAFENSSTDRAVPRTLPLLLWNNRPNEEDDPKDPNNHHSLFAFNKNDDGDRDGVVGWPPIKSWRNNNNKRVCHDNQGGRRLLENAYAYCGGRRSNSMYVKVKMEGVAIGRKIDLTLHNSFQTLTDTLIDMFQKCQKNSNIYKLAYQDKEGDWLYTEDVSWRTFIGSVQRLKLLKSSSK, from the exons ATGGAGCTTCAGCTGGGTCTTGCTCTTCCGACCAATCCGACCAAAGGCTTCGATTTAAATTACTATGGTTACGAGCCTAAGGAGGTCGTGGTCTCGGGGCTCTGGTTCGATGGCAATAATTGCTACGTGTCTAGCCACCAAGACATCAATATTGACGACAACAAAAAACGTAGTTTTTCCCAAGCCTTTGAGAATAGTAGCACAGATAGAGCCGTGCCTCGAACGCTTCCTTTGCTGCTTTGGAACAACCGTCCCAACGAGGAAGACGATCCCAAAGACCCCAACAATCATCACTCTTTATTCGCTTTTAACAA AAATGATGATGGGGATCGAGATGGTGTGGTGGGGTGGCCGCCGATCAAGTCATGgaggaataataataataagagggTTTGCCACGACAACCAAGGTGGTCGGAGGTTATTGGAGAATGCGTATGCTTATTGTGGAGGCAGAAGATCAAACTCCATGTACGTCAAGGTGAAGATGGAAGGAGTTGCAATTGGCAGAAAAATCGACTTAACCCTCCATAATTCCTTTCAAACGCTCACGGATACCCTCATTGACATGTTTCAGAAAT GTCAGAAAAACTCGAACATCTACAAGCTCGCTTACCAAGACAAGGAAGGAGACTGGCTGTACACTGAAGACGTATCTTGGAG gACTTTCATCGGGTCTGTGCAACGTCTCAAGTTGCTGAAGAGCAGCAGTAAATGA
- the LOC132166029 gene encoding auxin-responsive protein IAA29-like isoform X1, whose amino-acid sequence MELQLGLALPTNPTKGFDLNYYGYEPKEVVVSGLWFDGNNCYVSSHQDINIDDNKKRSFSQAFENSSTDRAVPRTLPLLLWNNRPNEEDDPKDPNNHHSLFAFNKNDDGDRDGVVGWPPIKSWRNNNNKRVCHDNQGGRRLLENAYAYCGGRRSNSMYVKVKMEGVAIGRKIDLTLHNSFQTLTDTLIDMFQKWLLETGQKNSNIYKLAYQDKEGDWLYTEDVSWRTFIGSVQRLKLLKSSSK is encoded by the exons ATGGAGCTTCAGCTGGGTCTTGCTCTTCCGACCAATCCGACCAAAGGCTTCGATTTAAATTACTATGGTTACGAGCCTAAGGAGGTCGTGGTCTCGGGGCTCTGGTTCGATGGCAATAATTGCTACGTGTCTAGCCACCAAGACATCAATATTGACGACAACAAAAAACGTAGTTTTTCCCAAGCCTTTGAGAATAGTAGCACAGATAGAGCCGTGCCTCGAACGCTTCCTTTGCTGCTTTGGAACAACCGTCCCAACGAGGAAGACGATCCCAAAGACCCCAACAATCATCACTCTTTATTCGCTTTTAACAA AAATGATGATGGGGATCGAGATGGTGTGGTGGGGTGGCCGCCGATCAAGTCATGgaggaataataataataagagggTTTGCCACGACAACCAAGGTGGTCGGAGGTTATTGGAGAATGCGTATGCTTATTGTGGAGGCAGAAGATCAAACTCCATGTACGTCAAGGTGAAGATGGAAGGAGTTGCAATTGGCAGAAAAATCGACTTAACCCTCCATAATTCCTTTCAAACGCTCACGGATACCCTCATTGACATGTTTCAGAAAT gGTTGTTGGAAACAGGTCAGAAAAACTCGAACATCTACAAGCTCGCTTACCAAGACAAGGAAGGAGACTGGCTGTACACTGAAGACGTATCTTGGAG gACTTTCATCGGGTCTGTGCAACGTCTCAAGTTGCTGAAGAGCAGCAGTAAATGA